The genomic segment TGACGTGGCGAAACGCTCAAGAAAACCCAAAAAGTGAAATGCAACACCGTTGCACTCGGGCATCGCCACATCACACAGATACCACTCAATCACCCCCGTTGCCTGTACTCTTCGCGCCACCATGATCCGAATCCCGCATGGCATCCACCTTCACGGCGGCTTCCAAGAGCATCCAGCCGGATAATTGAACAGACAAATCTCGCTCGGGAATGTGGGAACTCATCACTGCGCCCGCGATGGATTGCGCCGCCACCCCCGAGTTCTGCGGCAGCCGGGCATCCTCCGTCCAATCGGAAGCAAACACCGGCAGTCCATCCACCTCTAGACGGTGGTTCCACACGCTTTCCGCAGAGGCCAGGACGAGGCGCGCGGCAATGTCCCGTGTGGAATGGTTCAGTGGGGAATCGTCAGGCAACCGCACCGCCACATCCGCCAAATAACGAGCCAGAATGCCTTTGAACAGCCCCCCATCGCCGCCGCCGGTATTCCAATCGATCACGCCCTTGGGGGTTGCCATGTCTTTGGCAACGGCGTGCACGAGGTCGCGCAGCCGGGACACGTATTTCATGGCCACTGCGGCCTTTTCGCCTTCGCTGACGGTGGTAAATCCATGCTGATTCACTATGCCTTCGTATTCCAGTAGGCGTTCCGAAAGTTCCAGGCAGGCCCCCATCATCACGCCCTGGCAGTAGGGGTGAATATCTTTGACCACCTCGGGACCGTGCATACGCATGCGCACACCGTCCATGACCAGGCCCTGATCATTAATCAGGTTGTCGTAGACCCAATCGATCAGCTCCTGGGCCTCCGCAATTCGTCCGTTGCGCGCCAACATAATGGCGGCGGGACCATTAGTGGGCACGTTGTAGAACGTCTCATTGTGCCGCCACGGCAGCACACCCGTCAGGCTATCCCTGCCTGCAGAAATGTTGGACTCCAGCGCGCGCAGACCTTTTGGGGGACGAAGTTTGCGCACCCCACCAGCCCGGGCGGCCGCCAGCGCCAGCCACGCCTTGTCGTCGTAGTAGCGGTTGTGGGTCCAGCCGCGAAGATTGCGCACTCGAATTCCCCGCATGGTGTCCCTGATCAGTTGCAGGCGCTTGGTGGTGGTGCGTCTCGACGCCGCGTCGACCAGACAATCCAGGTAGTGCGCCTGCCACCAGTAATGCCACTGCACAAACAGTTTGTCTTTGATGGCCGGTGGCCAACTCACCACAGCCAGGTTGGTCCGTGGAATACCCCACACGCGGCTGGCATGCCGCTCGTTAATGGCGGCTTCAGCAAGGTCGGCGCGGTGCGCCCATTTTTCTTCCACAGTGTCTCTCCTACCAGGCTTGTGAAATATCAGCGTGCTGGCGTATCCACGCATGCATAGCAATACCCGCTGCCACACCAGCATTAATAGAGCGTGTGGAACCAAACTGCGCAATCGAACACGTCATCAACGCCCCACTGCGCGCCGCCTCCGTCACACCCGGACCCTCCTGCCCGAACAGCAACAGACAGCGCTCCGGCAGCTCCGCCGTTTCCAGCGGCACAGACCCAGGGGTGTTGTCGATGGCCACAACAGTCAGCCCCTGCTCCTTTGCCCATTGTAAAAGCGTATCGACGTCCGGGTGGTGAAGGAGGTGCTGGTACCTATCGGTCACCATCGCCCCCCGCCTGTTCCAGCGACGTCTACCTACAATGTGTACCGTATTCACTGCGAACGCGTTGGCGGTGCGCACAACCGTGCCAATGTTGGCATCGTGCTCGAAATTCTCAATGGCCACATGCAGATCATGCCGACGGGTATCAATATCGGCGACGATGGCATCCCGCGTCCAGTACCGGTAGGCATCCACAACGTTGCGCCTATCGCCTTCGGCGAGCAACGCGGCGTCGAAACGCGGATCGGTGGGCAGCGGCTGACCAGGATGTTCTACCTCCCACGGCCCGACACCAACACGGGATTCTCCCCACTCGGTGGGGCCGGGGTGCTGATCAGGCAAGACCAAGATCCTCCAGGCCCAGGAGGAAACGGTAGTCCAGCCCCTCATCCGCAATGACCTTATCCGCACCCGTGGCGCGGTCCACCACCGTGGCCACCCCTACGACCTCCGCACCAGCCTCGCGCAGCGCCGCAACAGCGGTCAGCGGGGAATTACCGGTGGTCGTCGTATCCTCCACCACCAGCACCTTCTTGCCCACAATGTCTGGGCCTTCAATACGGCGCTGCATTCCGTGCTTCTTCGCCTCCTTGCGGACCACAAAGGCGTTAATGTCGCGACCATCGGCGTGCATAATCGCCGTGGCCACCGGGTCCGCCCCCAACGTCAAACCACCCACAGCAACGTAATCCCAGTCGGCTGTCAGCTCTCGCAGCAGCTGGCCAATCAACCGCGACGCGCGATGATGCAGCGTTGCACGCCGCAAATCCACGTAATAGTCGGCTTCCTTGCCAGACGACAACGTCACACGGCCATGCACCACGGCCAGTTCCTTCACCAGCTCCGCCAATTCGGCCAGCTGTGCATTATTTACCATCAACAACTCCTCAAACTACAGGGTGGGACCATCGCGCAGTGGATTCGTCCCAAACTCCTCCGCCAAATCCTCAAAGATACTGGAGGGGCGGCGCTGCTCCCGCACA from the Corynebacterium durum genome contains:
- a CDS encoding glycoside hydrolase family 76 protein, with amino-acid sequence MEEKWAHRADLAEAAINERHASRVWGIPRTNLAVVSWPPAIKDKLFVQWHYWWQAHYLDCLVDAASRRTTTKRLQLIRDTMRGIRVRNLRGWTHNRYYDDKAWLALAAARAGGVRKLRPPKGLRALESNISAGRDSLTGVLPWRHNETFYNVPTNGPAAIMLARNGRIAEAQELIDWVYDNLINDQGLVMDGVRMRMHGPEVVKDIHPYCQGVMMGACLELSERLLEYEGIVNQHGFTTVSEGEKAAVAMKYVSRLRDLVHAVAKDMATPKGVIDWNTGGGDGGLFKGILARYLADVAVRLPDDSPLNHSTRDIAARLVLASAESVWNHRLEVDGLPVFASDWTEDARLPQNSGVAAQSIAGAVMSSHIPERDLSVQLSGWMLLEAAVKVDAMRDSDHGGAKSTGNGGD
- a CDS encoding TrmH family RNA methyltransferase, with the translated sequence MRGWTTVSSWAWRILVLPDQHPGPTEWGESRVGVGPWEVEHPGQPLPTDPRFDAALLAEGDRRNVVDAYRYWTRDAIVADIDTRRHDLHVAIENFEHDANIGTVVRTANAFAVNTVHIVGRRRWNRRGAMVTDRYQHLLHHPDVDTLLQWAKEQGLTVVAIDNTPGSVPLETAELPERCLLLFGQEGPGVTEAARSGALMTCSIAQFGSTRSINAGVAAGIAMHAWIRQHADISQAW
- the pyrE gene encoding orotate phosphoribosyltransferase, giving the protein MVNNAQLAELAELVKELAVVHGRVTLSSGKEADYYVDLRRATLHHRASRLIGQLLRELTADWDYVAVGGLTLGADPVATAIMHADGRDINAFVVRKEAKKHGMQRRIEGPDIVGKKVLVVEDTTTTGNSPLTAVAALREAGAEVVGVATVVDRATGADKVIADEGLDYRFLLGLEDLGLA